In Muribaculum gordoncarteri, the genomic window ACCTACGAGCCTGAGAATGTTAAGTCGGCGCAGACGACCATCCCCTTTGTTAAAAACAACAACTTCGACTATGCCTATCTCACGCAGTGGATGGGCAAGTATGCCGTTACAGGCGGTTGGATTCTGTTTGTGCTCGTGACGATATTCGTTGTCACTGCGACATCCAACGGCGCCAACCTCACCGACGGCCTTGACGGCCTTGCCACAGGCACATCGGCGATTATTGGTGTGGCCCTTGCCATTATGGCCTATCTCGGCGGTAACATCATCTACTCCTCCTACCTTAATATAATGTATATTCCGGGGTCGGAGGAGCTTGTGGTCTACATGGCCGCATTCATCGGAGCCTTGATAGGCTTCCTATGGTATAACGCCTATCCCGCCCAGGTATTTATGGGCGATACGGGCAGCCTCACTTTGGGAGGTATAATAGCGGTCTTTGCAATTCTCATTCGCAAGGAGCTGCTGTTGCCCATCCTTTGCGCTATATTCTTCATCGAGGATCTCTCGGTGATAATTCAGGTGGCTTACTTCAAGCTGACCAAGCGCAAATACGGTGAAGGTCGCAGGGTGTTCAAGATGACGCCTCTGCATCATCACTATCAGAAGGCCGGCAATACGGTTCCGGCGCTGATTCAGCGGCCTTTCATCCCCATTCCCGAGTCCAAGATTGTAACCCGATTCTGGATTGTGGGCATAATGCTTGCCGTTATAACTTTTGTGACATTGAAAATACGATAGAAGAACTTTAATACAAGACTATGAATAAAAAGATTGTAGTTCTCGGTGGTGGTGAAAGCGGTGTCGGAGCCGCAATTCTTGCCAAGGATAAAGGAATGGATGTGTTTTTGTCGGACTACGGCAAAATCGCGCCTCACTATAAGCAACAGCTGATCGACGAGGGAATCGCCTGGGAAGAGGGCGGTCATGATGAGTCGCGCATACTTGCGGCCGATGAGGTGATCAAGAGCCCCGGAATCGCTCCCACGGCTCCCATAATGGTGAAGATTGCCGAGCGCGGCATACCGGTAATTTCGGAAATCGAGTTTGCCGGACGATACACCGATGCCAAGATGGTGTGCATAACGGGAAGTAACGGTAAGACTACCACAACGCTTCTCACCTACCACATTCTCAAGAACGCCGGTATCAATGTCGGCCTTGCGGGAAATGTGGGTAGCAGCCTCGCCCTTCAGGTGGCCCGCGAGCATCATGATGTCTACGTGATTGAGCTGAGCAGCTTCCAGCTTGAGAATATGTATGAATTCAAGGCCAATATCGCCGTGATGCTTAACATAACGCCCGACCATCTCGACCGCTACGACTATAAGATGCAGAACTATGTCAACGCCAAGTTCCGCATAATCCGAAACCTCACTCCCGAGGATGCCTTCATCTTCTGGCAGGACGACCCCGTGATTCAGGCTCAGCTGCGTCAGGTGACTACCGAGGC contains:
- the murD gene encoding UDP-N-acetylmuramoyl-L-alanine--D-glutamate ligase — translated: MNKKIVVLGGGESGVGAAILAKDKGMDVFLSDYGKIAPHYKQQLIDEGIAWEEGGHDESRILAADEVIKSPGIAPTAPIMVKIAERGIPVISEIEFAGRYTDAKMVCITGSNGKTTTTLLTYHILKNAGINVGLAGNVGSSLALQVAREHHDVYVIELSSFQLENMYEFKANIAVMLNITPDHLDRYDYKMQNYVNAKFRIIRNLTPEDAFIFWQDDPVIQAQLRQVTTEARMYPFSEHLEKDVDAYIDADDELVLNTSHTSLKMPRNHLALHGLHNLYNSMAAGLSACLLDIRKEDIRRALEDFEGVEHRLEYVATVNGVRYINDSKATNVNSCWYALESMPKGVVLILGGKDKGNDYTEIESLVKEKVKAIVCMGKDNAKLLDFFTGKVDAIYDTHSLQDAVDTCAAIAASGDTVLLSPCCASFDLFSSYEDRGRQFKDAVKRLK
- the mraY gene encoding phospho-N-acetylmuramoyl-pentapeptide-transferase, producing the protein MLYYLFDYLEKFDIPGARLMDYITFRSGAALVLSLFIAIVFGRRIIDRLQLMQVGEIIRDLGLEGQMKKTGTPTMGGVIIIMSILIPCLLIGNLSNVYMILMIVATLWLGTLGFLDDYIKVARRDKDGLKGKFKIVGQVGLGLIVGLTMVFSPEVVMRENIEVENVENHEVVITYEPENVKSAQTTIPFVKNNNFDYAYLTQWMGKYAVTGGWILFVLVTIFVVTATSNGANLTDGLDGLATGTSAIIGVALAIMAYLGGNIIYSSYLNIMYIPGSEELVVYMAAFIGALIGFLWYNAYPAQVFMGDTGSLTLGGIIAVFAILIRKELLLPILCAIFFIEDLSVIIQVAYFKLTKRKYGEGRRVFKMTPLHHHYQKAGNTVPALIQRPFIPIPESKIVTRFWIVGIMLAVITFVTLKIR